In one window of Macadamia integrifolia cultivar HAES 741 chromosome 2, SCU_Mint_v3, whole genome shotgun sequence DNA:
- the LOC122094386 gene encoding gibberellin 2-beta-dioxygenase 2-like, producing the protein MVVVASPTRIGGGGGIGVGGGAVHIPVVDLSRKRSQVRELIVKACEEYGFFEVVNHGVSKDIIGRMEKEGFDFFHRPALEKQKAGPAKPFGYGSKNIGFNGDVGEVEYLLLHTNPLSISQASKAISSDPSNFSSVVKDYVEAVRDLACEILDLMAEELRVPDKSFFSNLIRDVDSDSLIRLNHYPSGRDIKDHRVGFGEHTDPQVLTLLRSNEVGGLQILLEDGVWVPVPPDPTSFYINVGDVLQVLTNGRFVSVRHRAMTNTTKKSRMSIVYFGAPPLHAWISPLPQTVTAEKPSLYRPFTWSEFKNAVYSLRLGDSRLDFFKNLHPYPNYDLSTSLSSPTESSIL; encoded by the exons ATGGTGGTGGTGGCCTCTCCTACAAGAATCGGTGGCGGCGGAGGCATCGGAGTTGGAGGAGGAGCAGTACATATTCCGGTGGTGGATCTTTCAAGGAAGAGATCGCAAGTGAGGGAGCTTATCGTCAAAGCCTGTGAAGAGTATGGGTTCTTCGAGGTGGTGAACCATGGTGTCTCAAAGGATATCATTGGTAGAATGGAGAAAGAAGGGTTCGACTTCTTTCATAGACCTGCCCTGGAGAAACAAAAAGCTGGACCTGCTAAACCTTTTGGATATGGTAGCAAGAACATCGGCTTCAATGGAGACGTGGGTGAAGTTGAATATCTTCTCCTCCACACCAACCCTCTCTCCATTTCTCAAGCTTCTAAAGCTATTTCCTCTGACCCCTCCAATTTCAG CTCTGTGGTGAAAGATTACGTAGAAGCAGTTAGAGATCTAGCTTGTGAGATACTAGATCTGATGGCAGAAGAGTTGCGGGTCCCTGATAAGTCATTCTTCAGTAACCTCATCAGAGACGTTGATAGTGATTCACTTATCAGGCTCAATCATTACCCATCAGGTAGGGACATTAAGGATCATCGGGTCGGGTTCGGGGAACACACTGACCCACAGGTTCTCACCCTCTTGAGATCTAATGAAGTGGGTGGCCTTCAGATCTTGTTGGAGGATGGTGTTTGGGTTCCTGTCCCTCCTGACCCTACCTCTTTCTACATCAATGTGGGCGATGTTTTACAG GTGTTGACGAATGGGAGATTTGTGAGCGTGAGGCATAGAGCCATGACGAACACCACAAAGAAATCAAGGATGTCAATAGTATACTTTGGGGCGCCACCCTTGCATGCATGGATTTCTCCTCTTCCACAGACTGTCACAGCAGAGAAGCCCAGCCTTTACAGGCCCTTCACTTGGTCTGAGTTCAAGAATGCTGTTTATTCTCTACGCCTTGGAGACTCTCGTCTTGACTTCTTCAAGAACCTTCACCCTTATCCCAATTATGACTTGTCTACGTCCTTGTCTTCTCCAACTGAATCATCTATTCTCTGA
- the LOC122056942 gene encoding E3 ubiquitin-protein ligase UPL6-like — protein MQKNWIEMFSEHELQLLISGSLEGLDVEDLRCHTNYAGGYHNEHYVIEMFWEVLKSFSLENQKKFLKFVTGCSRGPLLGFKFLEPLLCIQRAAGDASEEALDRLPTSATCMNLLKLPPYRSQEHMEMKLLYAINADAGFDLS, from the exons ATGCAGAAAAATTGGATAGAAATGTTCAGTGAGCATGAACTTCAG CTTCTGATATCAGGTTCACTTGAGGGCTTGGATGTTGAAGACCTACGGTGCCATACTAATTATGCAGGTGGCTATCATAAT GAACATTATGTCATTGAGATGTTCTGGGAGGTTCTCAAGAGTTTTTCTCTAGAGAATcagaagaaatttttgaa GTTTGTGACGGGATGTTCACGAGGACCATTGCTTGGGTTCAAGTTTCTGGAGCCTCTATTATGTATACAGAG GGCTGCTGGTGATGCCTCTGAAGAAGCTCTTGACCGCTTACCAACATCTGCAACTTGCATGAATCTTCTAAAGCTTCCTCCCTATAGAAG TCAAGAACATATGGAAATGAAACTGTTGTACGCGATCAACGCTGATGCGGGTTTTGACTTGAGTTGA
- the LOC122094380 gene encoding alkaline/neutral invertase A, mitochondrial-like translates to MNASGSIGICTMKPCCRILISCRKLPFLPIFRSKLVQDCQFHLCSPRHFGFKLLNGPNQRPFCCPDSNWGQSRVFSGCCSPDRSRSSSVISNIVSDVRHHSTSVDAHVDEKSFERIYIQGGMNVKPLVVERIEKDVDVGKEEEQRVEDSRLNLDIGNSEVLDEVSVSTQEREVSEIEKEAWALLRSSIVSYCGSPVGTVAANDPTDNHPLNYDQVFIRDFVPSALAFMLKGEGEIVRNFLLHTLQLQSWEKTVDCYSPGQGLMPASFKARTVPLEDSDGAFEEVLDPDFGESAIGRVAPVDSGLWWIILLRAYGKITGDYTLQERVDVQTGIKLIMNLCLTDGFDMFPSLLVTDGSCMIDRRMGTHGHPLEIQALFYSALRCSREMLTLNDGSKNLVRAINNRLSALSFHIREYYWLDMKKINEIYRYKTEEYSTDAINKFNIYPEQIPTWLVDWIPEKGGYLIGNLQPAHMDFRFFTLGNLWAIVSSLSTPKQNEGILNLIEAKWDDLVGHMPLKICYPALEYEEWRIITGSDPKNTPWSYHNSGSWPTLIWQFTLACIKMGHPELARKAVNMAEQRLRVDQWPEYYDTKNGRFIGKQSRLFQTWTIAGFLTSKMLLERPEMASLLFLEEDYELLENCVCALSKTGRIKCSRGAAKSQILV, encoded by the exons ATGAATGCTAGTGGTTCCATCGGGATCTGCACCATGAAACCCTGTTGTAGAATCCTAATTAGTTGCAGAAAGCTTCCGTTCTTGCCCATTTTCCGATCAAAACTGGTCCAAGACTGCCAATTTCATCTATGTTCTCCCCGGCATTTCGGATTTAAACTGCTAAATGGTCCTAATCAGAGACCTTTCTGTTGCCCCGATTCCAATTGGGGCCAATCCAGGGTTTTTTCAGGTTGTTGTAGCCCAGATAGAAGTAGGTCAAGTTCTGTAATTTCGAATATTGTCTCTGATGTTCGGCATCATTCCACCTCCGTTGATGCTCATGTTGATGAGAAGAGCTTCGAGAGGATTTATATTCAGGGCGGCATGAATGTGAAGCCCCTGGTGGTAGAAAGGATCGAGAAGGATGTAGATgttgggaaagaagaagaacagagggTAGAAGATAGTCGTTTGAATTTAGATATAGGGAATTCAGAGGTTCTGGATGAGGTTTCTGTTTCAACCCAAGAGAGAGAGGTGTCGGAGATTGAAAAGGAGGCGTGGGCTTTGCTACGTAGCTCAATCGTGAGTTACTGTGGGAGCCCTGTGGGGACTGTTGCGGCCAACGACCCTACTGACAACCATCCTCTCAATTACGATCAGGTCTTCATTCGTGATTTTGTCCCATCAGCTCTTGCATTCATGCTTAAAGGGGAAGGGGAGATTGTGAGGAACTTTCTCCTGCATACTCTGCAATTACAG AGCTGGGAGAAAACAGTGGACTGCTACAGCCCAGGCCAAGGATTGATGCCAGCAAGTTTTAAAGCGAGAACCGTGCCCCTTGAGGACAGTGATGGAGCATTTGAGGAAGTCTTAGATCCAGATTTTGGAGAATCAGCAATTGGACGTGTCGCTCCAGTTGATTCTG GTTTGTGGTGGATTATCTTGTTGAGAGCTTATGGAAAAATAACTGGCGATTATACATTGCAAGAAAGGGTGGATGTCCAGACGGGCATAAAACTGATAATGAATTTGTGTTTAACTGATGGGTTTGACATGTTCCCTTCACTGTTAGTCACTGATGGCTCCTGCATGATTGACCGGCGGATGGGGACTCATGGCCACCCCCTTGAGATCCAA GCCTTGTTCTACTCAGCCCTGAGGTGCTCCCGTGAGATGCTCACTCTCAATGATGGATCAAAGAATTTGGTTAGGGCCATCAATAACAGACTGAGTGCTTTATCATTTCACATTAGGGAGTATTATTGGCTTGATATGAAGAAGATCAATGAAATATATCGGTACAAGACAGAGGAATACTCAACAGATGCCATTAACAAGTTCAATATCTATCCTGAGCAAATTCCTACTTGGTTAGTTGATTGGATTCCAGAGAAAGGTGGTTATCTCATTGGCAATCTACAGCCGGCTCACATGGATTTTAGGTTCTTCACTCTAGGCAATCTTTGGGCCATTGTTTCATCTTTAAGTACTCCGAAACAGAATGAGGGTATTTTAAATTTGATTGAAGCCAAATGGGATGATCTTGTGGGGCATATGCCTCTTAAAATATGCTACCCTGCTCTGGAGTATGAGGAGTGGCGTATTATCACTGGCAGTGATCCAAAGAATAC ACCTTGGTCATATCACAACAGCGGATCTTGGCCAACTCTTATATGGCAG TTCACCCTGGCCTGTATTAAGATGGGGCATCCAGAACTGGCCAGAAAGGCGGTTAACATGGCAGAGCAGAGGCTCCGAGTGGACCAGTGGCCTGAATATTATGACACCAAAAATGGAAGGTTTATAGGAAAGCAATCACGGCTATTCCAGACATGGACAATCGCAGGGTTCCTGACATCAAAAATGCTATTAGAGAGACCAGAAATGGCATCCTTGCTATTCCTGGAGGAGGACTATGAGCTCCTTGAGAATTGTGTCTGTGCATTGAGCAAAACAGGCCGCATAAAGTGTTCCCGTGGTGCTGCCAAATCACAGATCCTTGTGTAA